From the genome of Papaver somniferum cultivar HN1 chromosome 2, ASM357369v1, whole genome shotgun sequence, one region includes:
- the LOC113346995 gene encoding calmodulin-binding transcription activator 3-like isoform X1: MGENRRYILNQHLDISQILAEAKLRWLRPNEVCEILRNYQRFIITPDPPYKPSGGSLFLFDRKALRYFRKDGHNWRKKKDGKTVREAHEKLKAGSVDVLHCYYAHGEDNENFQRRCYWMLDTQLEHIVLVHYREIKEGNRSGISHLVNADLGAPAGTARAYPAPSAQVDSTGRTIQASYASSPSTAEWNGQTRSSEFEDVDSRTDQETSSSSRAMSCSRSQNSSLHSSDIAGFPVVSRSSHGAGFRGGIFDHDNCHSLCPEAHCSIRNIGCMPDERIPFNQPERTEAVSRLTAAALETCSLVKDELGDANMVLPDTHFHTLRRGSETPVQECPSNKDGQTRYVISNNLAVGGAAAHIFQFPQDHNFQLLHLHFQNKPGAPMLDNDNDIPLVEKATLENESHKNGEARELKKLDSFGRWMNEEIGVDCEDSLMASDSGNYWNTLDTQKDDKEVSSLSRHMQLDIDSPSPSLSHDQLFSIRDFSPDWAFSGVETKVLITGSFLRDQKHLSSKKWCCMFGEVEVPAEILTDTVLRCQAPVHSLGRVPFYITCSNRLACSEVREFEYRENASEPSPLAVKIEGEEEASIQVRMAKMLYLGLDRELLNCSVQNCVKCALRNVSSSFGSDEEKEWGEIEEASVSGNRKNPKDALIEKLLKDRLYEWLVSKIHEGGRGANVLDAKGQGVIHLAASLGYGWAMAAIVAAGVSPNFRDAQGRTGLHWAAHYGREETVVALVKLGAAPGAVEDPTSKFPGGRTAADLASSRGHKGIAGYLAEADLTSHLSLMTIKESVIDSVAASIAAEKAIETVEEQSIAPDQSKEGLFSMRSSREAVKKSAQAADLIKAAFARSFHHKKESVKIKDEISEIPADIVTVASFTNKVSSMNHFTDYLHSASAALKIQHKYRGWKARKDFLKIRNRIVKIQAVVRGHQARTYYKKVLWSVGIVEKVILRWRRKGPGFRGFCADKSIGNTLPDNEKIDEYDFLREGRKQKVAGVEKALARVQSMARYPESRDQYMRLKSSEKGIENENITAVTNHD; the protein is encoded by the exons ATGGGTGAGAATAGGAGATACATTCTCAATCAACATTTAG ATATATCACAGATATTGGCAGAAGCAAAACTGCGTTGGCTACGACCAAATGAAGTTTGTGAAATTCTTCGCAACTATCAAAGGTTTATTATAACGCCGGATCCACCTTACAAGCCCTCAG GTGGTTCTTTGTTCTTGTTTGATAGAAAAGCGCTCCGCTATTTTCGTAAGGATGGTCATAAttggaggaagaagaaagatggCAAGACTGTACGAGAAGCTCATGAAAAACTAAAG GCTGGCAGCGTGGATGTTCTTCATTGTTATTATGCCCATGGTGAGGACAATGAGAACTTTCAAAGACGGTGTTATTGGATGCTTGATAC GCAGTTGGAGCACATTGTTCTTGTGCATTATAGAGAAATAAAAGAG GGGAACAGGTCCGGAATCTCCCATTTGGTAAATGCAGATTTAGGGGCACCTGCTGGAACTGCTCGTGCTTATCCTGCACCTTCTGCACAAGTGGACTCGACTGGTCGTACAATCCAGGCCTCTTATGCTTCTAGTCCAAGTACAGCCGAATGGAATGGACAGACACGATCTTCTGAATTCGAGGATGTGGATTCCCGGACTGATCAGGAAACCTCATCGTCTTCAAGGGCCATGTCCTGTTCCAGATCTCAGAATTCTTCTTTACATTCTTCTGATATTGCAG GATTCCCAGTGGTGTCAAGGAGCTCTCACGGTGCAGGGTTTCGTGGAGGTATTTTTGATCATGATAATTGTCATTCCTTGTGTCCTGAAGCTCACTGCTCCATTAGAAACATTGGTTGCATGCCCGACGAGAGGATTCCTTTCAACCAGCCTGAAAGAACTGAAGCTGTGAGTAGACTGACAGCGGCAGCATTGGAAACATGTAGTCTTGTCAAAGATGAGCTTGGGGATGCAAATATGGTGCTTCCTGACACACACTTTCATACATTAAGGAGAGGCTCGGAAACACCAGTTCAG GAATGTCCGAGTAATAAGGATGGTCAAACACGCTATGTGATCTCAAATAACTTGGCCGTTGGGGGAGCAGCAGCCCATATATTTCAGTTCCCACAAGACCACAATTTCCAGTTATTACATCTCCACTTTCAAAATAAACCCGGAGCACCTATGCTGGACAATGATAATGACATACCCCTTGTTGAAAAGGCAACTTTAGAAAATGAATCACATAAAAATGGTGAAGCAAGAGAGCTAAAGAAGCTTGACAGCTTTGGAAGATGGATGAATGAGGAAATAGGTGTAGACTGTGAAGACTCCTTGATGGCTTCGGACTCTGGCAATTACTGGAATACACTTGATACTCAGAAAGACGACAAGGAAGTTTCCAGTCTATCACGACATATGCAGTTGGATATTGATTCACCGAGTCCTTCTCTTTCCCATGATCAACTTTTCAGTATTCGTGATTTCTCACCAGATTGGGCTTTCTCTGGGGTTGAAACAAAG GTATTAATAACTGGTTCATTTCTAAGAGATCAAAAACATCTTAGTAGCAAAAAGTGGTGCTGCATGTTCGGTGAAGTTGAGGTTCCTGCTGAAATTTTAACTGATACTGTACTTCGATGTCAAGCCCCTGTACATTCTCTAGGACGTGTTCCATTCTATATCACGTGTAGTAACAGGTTGGCATGTAGCGAGGTGCGGGAGTTTGAGTATCGCGAAAATGCATCTGAGCCAAGTCCACTAGCTGTTAAAATTGAAGGGGAAGAGGAAGCGTCTATCCAAGTACGCATGGCAAAGATGCTGTATCTTGGGTTAGACAGGGAACTGTTGAATTGCTCTGTTCAGAACTGTGTCAAATGTGCTCTCAggaatgtttcttcttcttttggaagtgatgaagaaaaAGAGTGGGGGGAAATTGAGGAAGCTTCAGTTTCTGGAAACCGTAAAAATCCTAAAGATGCACTGATTGAAAAATTGTTGAAGGATAGATTGTATGAGTGGCTTGTCAGTAAGATTCATGAAGGGGGCAGAGGAGCCAATGTGTTGGATGCTAAAGGCCAGGGAGTTATCCACTTGGCAGCATCTTTAGGTTACGGATGGGCAATGGCTGCCATAGTTGCTGCTGGAGTCAGTCCCAACTTTAGAGATGCTCAAGGAAGAACGGGACTTCACTGGGCTGCGCATTATGGGAG AGAGGAAACAGTTGTTGCCCTTGTGAAACTGGGTGCAGCCCCTGGTGCAGTGGAGGATCCAACATCAAAATTTCCTGGAGGACGAACTGCTGCTGATTTAGCATCTAGTAGAGGGCATAAAGGGATTGCCGGGTATCTAGCTGAGGCGGATTTGACTAGTCATCTCTCTTTAATGACTATCAAGGAAAGTGTCATTGACAGTGTTGCTGCATCAATTGCTGCTGAAAAGGCTATTGAGACTGTAGAGGAGCAGAGCATTGCTCCAGATCAGAGCAAAGAGGGTCTGTTCTCTATGAGGAGTTCCCGAGAGGCTGTTAAGAAATCTGCCCAAGCTGCTGATTTAATCAAAGCCGCTTTTGCTCGTTCTTTCCATCACAAAAAGGAGTCTGTGAAGATCAAGGATGAAATATCTGAAATTCCAGCCGACATAGTTACCGTGGCCTCTTTTACTAACAAGGTCTCGAGTATGAATCACTTCACTGATTATCTGCATTCTGCATCTGCTGCTTTAAAAATTCAGCACAAATATCGTGGTTGGAAGGCACGGAAGGATTTCTTAAAAATACGCAACCGCATCGTAAAAATTCAG GCAGTTGTTAGGGGACATCAAGCTCGGACGTATTATAAAAAGGTACTCTGGTCTGTTGGTATTGTTGAGAAGGTTATATTACGTTGGAGGCGCAAAGGACCTGGGTTTCGAGGGTTTTGTGCTGATAAATCAATTGGAAACACCCTACCTGACAATGAAAAGATTGATGAGTATGATTTTTTGAGGGAAGGTCGGAAACAGAAAGTTGCTGGTGTAGAGAAAGCTCTAGCAAGGGTTCAATCCATGGCTCGTTACCCAGAATCACGTGATCAGTACATGCGGTTGAAAAGTTCAGAAAAAGGTATAGAGAATGAAAATATTACTGCAGTTACTAACCATGACTGA
- the LOC113346995 gene encoding calmodulin-binding transcription activator 2-like isoform X2 has product MNCLFSRWSLHEYISQILAEAKLRWLRPNEVCEILRNYQRFIITPDPPYKPSGGSLFLFDRKALRYFRKDGHNWRKKKDGKTVREAHEKLKAGSVDVLHCYYAHGEDNENFQRRCYWMLDTQLEHIVLVHYREIKEGNRSGISHLVNADLGAPAGTARAYPAPSAQVDSTGRTIQASYASSPSTAEWNGQTRSSEFEDVDSRTDQETSSSSRAMSCSRSQNSSLHSSDIAGFPVVSRSSHGAGFRGGIFDHDNCHSLCPEAHCSIRNIGCMPDERIPFNQPERTEAVSRLTAAALETCSLVKDELGDANMVLPDTHFHTLRRGSETPVQECPSNKDGQTRYVISNNLAVGGAAAHIFQFPQDHNFQLLHLHFQNKPGAPMLDNDNDIPLVEKATLENESHKNGEARELKKLDSFGRWMNEEIGVDCEDSLMASDSGNYWNTLDTQKDDKEVSSLSRHMQLDIDSPSPSLSHDQLFSIRDFSPDWAFSGVETKVLITGSFLRDQKHLSSKKWCCMFGEVEVPAEILTDTVLRCQAPVHSLGRVPFYITCSNRLACSEVREFEYRENASEPSPLAVKIEGEEEASIQVRMAKMLYLGLDRELLNCSVQNCVKCALRNVSSSFGSDEEKEWGEIEEASVSGNRKNPKDALIEKLLKDRLYEWLVSKIHEGGRGANVLDAKGQGVIHLAASLGYGWAMAAIVAAGVSPNFRDAQGRTGLHWAAHYGREETVVALVKLGAAPGAVEDPTSKFPGGRTAADLASSRGHKGIAGYLAEADLTSHLSLMTIKESVIDSVAASIAAEKAIETVEEQSIAPDQSKEGLFSMRSSREAVKKSAQAADLIKAAFARSFHHKKESVKIKDEISEIPADIVTVASFTNKVSSMNHFTDYLHSASAALKIQHKYRGWKARKDFLKIRNRIVKIQAVVRGHQARTYYKKVLWSVGIVEKVILRWRRKGPGFRGFCADKSIGNTLPDNEKIDEYDFLREGRKQKVAGVEKALARVQSMARYPESRDQYMRLKSSEKGIENENITAVTNHD; this is encoded by the exons ATGAATTGTTTATTTTCCCGATGGAGTCTACATGAAT ATATATCACAGATATTGGCAGAAGCAAAACTGCGTTGGCTACGACCAAATGAAGTTTGTGAAATTCTTCGCAACTATCAAAGGTTTATTATAACGCCGGATCCACCTTACAAGCCCTCAG GTGGTTCTTTGTTCTTGTTTGATAGAAAAGCGCTCCGCTATTTTCGTAAGGATGGTCATAAttggaggaagaagaaagatggCAAGACTGTACGAGAAGCTCATGAAAAACTAAAG GCTGGCAGCGTGGATGTTCTTCATTGTTATTATGCCCATGGTGAGGACAATGAGAACTTTCAAAGACGGTGTTATTGGATGCTTGATAC GCAGTTGGAGCACATTGTTCTTGTGCATTATAGAGAAATAAAAGAG GGGAACAGGTCCGGAATCTCCCATTTGGTAAATGCAGATTTAGGGGCACCTGCTGGAACTGCTCGTGCTTATCCTGCACCTTCTGCACAAGTGGACTCGACTGGTCGTACAATCCAGGCCTCTTATGCTTCTAGTCCAAGTACAGCCGAATGGAATGGACAGACACGATCTTCTGAATTCGAGGATGTGGATTCCCGGACTGATCAGGAAACCTCATCGTCTTCAAGGGCCATGTCCTGTTCCAGATCTCAGAATTCTTCTTTACATTCTTCTGATATTGCAG GATTCCCAGTGGTGTCAAGGAGCTCTCACGGTGCAGGGTTTCGTGGAGGTATTTTTGATCATGATAATTGTCATTCCTTGTGTCCTGAAGCTCACTGCTCCATTAGAAACATTGGTTGCATGCCCGACGAGAGGATTCCTTTCAACCAGCCTGAAAGAACTGAAGCTGTGAGTAGACTGACAGCGGCAGCATTGGAAACATGTAGTCTTGTCAAAGATGAGCTTGGGGATGCAAATATGGTGCTTCCTGACACACACTTTCATACATTAAGGAGAGGCTCGGAAACACCAGTTCAG GAATGTCCGAGTAATAAGGATGGTCAAACACGCTATGTGATCTCAAATAACTTGGCCGTTGGGGGAGCAGCAGCCCATATATTTCAGTTCCCACAAGACCACAATTTCCAGTTATTACATCTCCACTTTCAAAATAAACCCGGAGCACCTATGCTGGACAATGATAATGACATACCCCTTGTTGAAAAGGCAACTTTAGAAAATGAATCACATAAAAATGGTGAAGCAAGAGAGCTAAAGAAGCTTGACAGCTTTGGAAGATGGATGAATGAGGAAATAGGTGTAGACTGTGAAGACTCCTTGATGGCTTCGGACTCTGGCAATTACTGGAATACACTTGATACTCAGAAAGACGACAAGGAAGTTTCCAGTCTATCACGACATATGCAGTTGGATATTGATTCACCGAGTCCTTCTCTTTCCCATGATCAACTTTTCAGTATTCGTGATTTCTCACCAGATTGGGCTTTCTCTGGGGTTGAAACAAAG GTATTAATAACTGGTTCATTTCTAAGAGATCAAAAACATCTTAGTAGCAAAAAGTGGTGCTGCATGTTCGGTGAAGTTGAGGTTCCTGCTGAAATTTTAACTGATACTGTACTTCGATGTCAAGCCCCTGTACATTCTCTAGGACGTGTTCCATTCTATATCACGTGTAGTAACAGGTTGGCATGTAGCGAGGTGCGGGAGTTTGAGTATCGCGAAAATGCATCTGAGCCAAGTCCACTAGCTGTTAAAATTGAAGGGGAAGAGGAAGCGTCTATCCAAGTACGCATGGCAAAGATGCTGTATCTTGGGTTAGACAGGGAACTGTTGAATTGCTCTGTTCAGAACTGTGTCAAATGTGCTCTCAggaatgtttcttcttcttttggaagtgatgaagaaaaAGAGTGGGGGGAAATTGAGGAAGCTTCAGTTTCTGGAAACCGTAAAAATCCTAAAGATGCACTGATTGAAAAATTGTTGAAGGATAGATTGTATGAGTGGCTTGTCAGTAAGATTCATGAAGGGGGCAGAGGAGCCAATGTGTTGGATGCTAAAGGCCAGGGAGTTATCCACTTGGCAGCATCTTTAGGTTACGGATGGGCAATGGCTGCCATAGTTGCTGCTGGAGTCAGTCCCAACTTTAGAGATGCTCAAGGAAGAACGGGACTTCACTGGGCTGCGCATTATGGGAG AGAGGAAACAGTTGTTGCCCTTGTGAAACTGGGTGCAGCCCCTGGTGCAGTGGAGGATCCAACATCAAAATTTCCTGGAGGACGAACTGCTGCTGATTTAGCATCTAGTAGAGGGCATAAAGGGATTGCCGGGTATCTAGCTGAGGCGGATTTGACTAGTCATCTCTCTTTAATGACTATCAAGGAAAGTGTCATTGACAGTGTTGCTGCATCAATTGCTGCTGAAAAGGCTATTGAGACTGTAGAGGAGCAGAGCATTGCTCCAGATCAGAGCAAAGAGGGTCTGTTCTCTATGAGGAGTTCCCGAGAGGCTGTTAAGAAATCTGCCCAAGCTGCTGATTTAATCAAAGCCGCTTTTGCTCGTTCTTTCCATCACAAAAAGGAGTCTGTGAAGATCAAGGATGAAATATCTGAAATTCCAGCCGACATAGTTACCGTGGCCTCTTTTACTAACAAGGTCTCGAGTATGAATCACTTCACTGATTATCTGCATTCTGCATCTGCTGCTTTAAAAATTCAGCACAAATATCGTGGTTGGAAGGCACGGAAGGATTTCTTAAAAATACGCAACCGCATCGTAAAAATTCAG GCAGTTGTTAGGGGACATCAAGCTCGGACGTATTATAAAAAGGTACTCTGGTCTGTTGGTATTGTTGAGAAGGTTATATTACGTTGGAGGCGCAAAGGACCTGGGTTTCGAGGGTTTTGTGCTGATAAATCAATTGGAAACACCCTACCTGACAATGAAAAGATTGATGAGTATGATTTTTTGAGGGAAGGTCGGAAACAGAAAGTTGCTGGTGTAGAGAAAGCTCTAGCAAGGGTTCAATCCATGGCTCGTTACCCAGAATCACGTGATCAGTACATGCGGTTGAAAAGTTCAGAAAAAGGTATAGAGAATGAAAATATTACTGCAGTTACTAACCATGACTGA
- the LOC113352993 gene encoding uncharacterized protein LOC113352993, giving the protein MKMKSSKSPSLLGILTTIITILHLIEPVCCALSFCRNVCGGINVNYPFSIDDGCGAPQYRKMLNCSGDLFFLTPSGSYKVQSIDYEKQTMVVYDPSMSTCSTLQPHHDFIMTEIQSVVMPPTADTIFILLNCSIDSPVLNHYRSLCFNFSGHSCDELYNSCTSFRLFHPLSPNGTVTTGYSSCCYTNYNTVKLMSMNILDCSHYTTAYNTDELEGVGPLDWSYGIKLSYMVPNAGCDRCQRTGGTCGFDTETEIPNCACEGSSNSTRECAGGITTDGASKRTQREFYHMLILVMGAFCYLMSS; this is encoded by the exons ATGAAAATGAAATCCTCAAAATCACCGAGCTTATTGGGTATCTTGACGACCATCATCACTATTTTGCACCTTATTGAGCCAGTGTGCTGTGCACTCTCATTCTGCCGGAACGTTTGTGGAGGAATCAATGTTAATTATCCGTTCTCCATTGACGATGGTTGTGGTGCACCACAGTATCGGAAAATGCTGAACTGCAGTGGAGATCTATTCTTCTTAACCCCTTCAGGTAGCTATAAAGTTCAATCAATCGATTATGAAAAACAAACCATGGTGGTGTACGATCCAAGTATGTCAACATGTAGTACATTGCAACCACACCATGATTTTATCATGACCGAGATACAATCTGTTGTGATGCCGCCAACAGCAGATACCATTTTTATTCTTCTAAATTGTTCGATTGATTCCCCTGTTCTCAACCACTATCGTTCGCTCTGCTTCAACTTCTCGGGTCATTCATGTGATGAGCTATACAATTCTTGTACTTCTTTTAGACTTTTTCATCCACTTTCACCTAATGGAACGGTGACCACTGGTTACTCGTCTTGCTGTTACACAAATTATAACACCGTCAAGTTGATGAGCATGAACATACTCGATTGTTCGCATTACACCACCGCCTATAATACGGATGAACTCGAGGGTGTAGGGCCGTTGGATTGGTCTTATGGAATTAAGCTTTCTTACATGGTCCCGAATGCTGGTTGTGATCGTTGCCAACGAACAGGTGGGACTTGTGGATTCGATACTGAAACAGAGATTCCGAATTGTGCTTGTGAAGGTTCGTCGAACTCCACCAGAGAATGTG CTGGAGGCATCACAACGGATGGAGCATCGAAACGCACTCAAAGAGAATTCTATCACATGCTCATATTGGTTATGGGAGCATTTTGCTATCTAATGTCATCgtaa
- the LOC113352994 gene encoding 1-Cys peroxiredoxin-like, producing the protein MPGLTIGDEIPNLEVETTHGKFKLHDFIGNQWTILFSHPGDFTPVCTTELGQMAAYSGEFEKRGAKLLGLSCDDVQCHNEWIKDIEAYTPGCKVNYPIIADPNRDIMKQLNMVDPDEKDPNGFPTPSRALHIVGTDKKVKLSFLYPATTGRNMDEIVRVLDSLQKAAKNKVATPVNWKQGDPVVISPSVTNDEAKKMFPQGFETKDLPSKKEYLRFTNV; encoded by the exons ATGCCAGGACTGACAATCGGAGATGAAATTCCTAACTTGGAAGTTGAAACTactcatgggaaattcaagcTTCATGACTTCATTGGAAACCAGTGGACCATCTTATTTTCTCACCCTG GGGACTTCACACCTGTCTGCACAACAGAGTTAGGTCAAATGGCTGCATACTCTGGTGAATTTGAGAAAAGAGGTGCCAAACTTTTAGGACTTTCTTGTGATGATGTTCAATGTCACAATGAATGGATCAAAGACATTGAAGCTTACACG CCTGGCTGCAAGGTGAACTACCCAATCATAGCCGACCCAAACAGAGATATCATGAAGCAGTTGAACATGGTTGATCCAGATGAAAAAGATCCGAACGGATTTCCAACACCATCAAGGGCACTGCACATTGTTGGAACTGACAAGAAGGTCAAGTTAAGTTTCTTGTATCCCGCTACAACTGGaagaaacatggatgagatagtCAGGGTTTTGGATTCACTTCAGAAGGCAGCAAAGAACAAGGTTGCAACTCCAGTGAACTGGAAACAGGGAGATCCCGTGGTGATATCTCCAAGTGTTACTAATGATGAAGCCAAGAAGATGTTCCCTCAGGGTTTTGAAACCAaggatcttccatcaaagaaagaATATCTTCGCTTCACTAACGTATGA